Proteins encoded within one genomic window of Triticum aestivum cultivar Chinese Spring chromosome 2D, IWGSC CS RefSeq v2.1, whole genome shotgun sequence:
- the LOC123055751 gene encoding uncharacterized protein, which translates to MEVQAQVLRIINKKSKKEQRRKNVTRKVFSRLEMFEGAKSIGARAATIALAGAAVGIGNVLSSLIHSVARNPSLAKQSFGYAILGFALTEAIALFAPMMAFLISFVFRSHKKECEVTFLKYSFQCSPGNDRDDASSSVTEAPTKPIVEDQIQEFLSQYGKKAPQPRIFDELKRDLKFSSATQEDLVEINRLITTLGKKAFRTPSEAASQLAIDFEKYYWEKYKKHSID; encoded by the exons ATGGAGGTGCAGGCCCAAGTACTTCGAATCATCAACAAGAAATCCAAGAAAGAACAGCGAAGGAAAAACGTGACAAGAAAAGTGTTTTCTCGACTCGAGATGTTTGAAGGTGCTAAATCAATAGGTGCCAGAGCTGCTACAATTGCTTTAGCCGGAGCTGCTGTCGGTATTGGAAATGTCCTCAGTTCTTTGATTCATTCCGTGGCGCGAAATCCATCATTGGCTAAACAATCATTTGGTTATGCCATTCTGGGCTTTGCTCTCACCGAAGCTATTGCATTGTTTGCCCCAATGATGGCCTTTCTGATCTCATTCGTTTTCCGATCACATAAAAAGGAATGTGAAGTTACGTTCTTAAAATATTCGTTCC AATGCTCTCCTGGTAATGACAGAGATGATGCATCGAGTTCAGTAACAGAGGCTCCCACAAAACCGATTGTGGAGGACCAAATCCAGGAGTTTCTGAGCCAATATGGCAAAAAAGCCCCGCAGCCAAGGATATTTGATGAGTTAAAAAGGGATTTAAAGTTTTCGTCGGCTACTCAggaggatttggtggaaataaatCGCCTTATAACTACTCTAGGAAAAAAAGCATTCCGCACCCCTTCGGAAGCCGCTTCTCAACTTGCAATTGATTTTGAGAAATACTATTGGGAGAAGTACAAAAAGCACTCTATAGACTAA
- the LOC123052560 gene encoding ATP synthase subunit alpha, mitochondrial-like — translation MEFSPRAAELTTLLESRMTNFYTNFQVDEIGRVVSVGDGIARVYGLNEIQAGEMVEFASGVKGIALNLENENVGIVVFGSDTAIKEGDLVKRTRSIVDVPAGKAMLGRVVDALGVPINGKGALSDHERRRVEVKAPGVIERKSVHEPMQTGLKAVDSLVPIGCGQRELIIGDRQTGKTAIAIDTILNQKQMNSRGTNESETLYCVYVAIGQKRSTVAQLVQILSEANALEYSILVAATASHPAPLQFLAPYSGCAMGEYFRDNGMHALIIYDDLSKQAVAYRQMSLLLRRPPGHEAFPRDVFYLHSRLLERAAKRSDQTGAGSSTALPVIETQAGDVSAYIPTNVISITDGQICLETELFYRGIRPAINVGLSDSRIGSAAQLKAMKQVCGSSKLELAQYREVAAFDQFGSDLDAATQALLNRGARLTEVPKQAQYEPLPIEKQIVVIYAAVNGFCDRMPLDRISQYEKAILSTINPELQKSFLEKGGLTNERKMEPDASLKESTLPYL, via the coding sequence ATGGAATTCTCACCAAGAGCTGCGGAACTCACGACTCTATTAGAAAGTAGAATGACCAACTTTTACACGAATTTTCAAGTGGATGAGATCGGTCGAGTGGTCTCAGTTGGAGATGGGATTGCACGTGTTTATGGATTGAACGAGATTCAAGCAGGAGAAATGGTGGAATTTGCCAGCGGTGTGAAAGGAATCGCCTTAAATCTTGAGAATGAGAATGTAGGTATTGTTGTCTTTGGTAGTGATACCGCTATTAAAGAAGGAGATCTTGTCAAGCGCACTAGATCTATTGTGGATGTTCCTGCGGGAAAGGCCATGTTAGGCCGTGTGGTCGACGCCTTGGGAGTACCTATTAATGGAAAAGGGGCTCTAAGCGATCACGAACGAAGACGTGTCGAAGTGAAAGCCCCAGGGGTTATTGAACGTAAATCTGTGCATGAACCCATGCAAACAGGCTTAAAAGCAGTGGATAGCCTGGTTCCTATAGGCTGTGGTCAACGAGAACTTATAATCGGGGACAGACAAACTGGAAAAACTGCAATAGCTATCGATACTATATTAAACCAAAAGCAAATGAACTCAAGGGGCACAAATGAGAGTGAGACATTGTATTGTGTCTATGTTGCGATTGGACAAAAACGCTCGACTGTGGCACAATTAGTTCAAATTCTTTCAGAAGCGAATGCTTTGGAATATTCCATTCTTGTAGCAGCCACCGCTTCGCATCCTGCTCCTCTGCAATTTCTGGCCCCATATTCAGGGTGTGCCATGGGGGAATATTTCCGCGATAATGGAATGCACGCATTAATTATATATGATGATCTAAGTAAACAGGCGGTGGCATATCGACAAATGTCATTATTGTTACGCCGACCACCAGGCCATGAGGCTTTCCCAAGGGATGTTTTCTATTTACATTCCCGTCTCTTAGAAAGAGCCGCTAAACGATCGGACCAGACAGGTGCAGGTAGCTCGACTGCGTTACCCGTGATTGAAACACAAGCTGGAGACGTATCGGCCTATATCCCCACCAATGTGATCTCCATTACAGATGGACAAATCTGTTTGGAAACAGAGCTCTTTTATCGCGGAATTAGACCAGCTATTAACGTTGGCTTATCCGACAGTCGCATCGGGTCTGCCGCTCAGTTGAAAGCTATGAAACAAGTCTGTGGTAGTTCAAAACTGGAATTGGCACAATATCGCGAAGTGGCCGCCTTTGATCAATTTGGGTCAGACCTTGATGCTGCGACTCAGGCATTACTCAATAGAGGTGCAAGGCTTACAGAAGTGCCCAAACAAGCACaatatgaaccacttccaattgaaaAACAAATTGTTGTGATTTATGCTGCTGTCAACGGCTTCTGTGATCGAATGCCACTAGACAGAATTTCTCAATATGAAAAAGCCATTCTAAGTACTATTAATCCTGAATTACAAAAATCCTTCTTAGAAAAAGGTGGCTTAACTAACGAAAGAAAGATGGAACCAGATGCTTCTTTAAAAGAAAGCACTTTGCCTTACCTGTGA